One window from the genome of Pseudanabaena yagii GIHE-NHR1 encodes:
- a CDS encoding GNAT family N-acetyltransferase has product MSSDINFRLAQFIDVDPLMELVQEFYQFDQIAFDDNVVKAFMALLSDEKFGLIWLICDRDRPIGYVALTFFFSMEYHGRCGLVDELYIREDYRGKGIGKSVFVLIEDYLKSQNMRSLSLVVDHWNSPAEALYTKLGFHREKRHLMIKHLT; this is encoded by the coding sequence ATGAGTAGCGATATTAATTTTCGGTTAGCACAATTTATTGATGTCGATCCCCTGATGGAACTAGTACAGGAGTTCTATCAATTTGATCAAATTGCTTTTGATGACAATGTAGTTAAAGCTTTTATGGCTCTACTCAGCGATGAGAAGTTTGGATTGATTTGGCTAATTTGCGATCGCGATCGCCCAATTGGTTATGTAGCTCTAACTTTCTTTTTTAGTATGGAATATCATGGTCGCTGTGGACTTGTTGATGAGCTATATATACGCGAAGACTATCGTGGTAAAGGCATTGGCAAAAGTGTATTTGTTTTAATTGAGGATTATTTAAAAAGTCAGAATATGCGATCGTTATCTCTAGTTGTCGATCATTGGAATAGTCCTGCCGAAGCACTTTATACCAAGTTAGGCTTTCACCGAGAGAAGCGTCATTTAATGATTAAACACCTTACTTAA
- a CDS encoding chlorophyll A-B binding protein gives MVSTPTKTPISDNDTSEAVTPVGLNVNPTGAGVFGFSNFAETWNGRMAMIGLVAGFANEVITGKGILAQVGITGGISVLFALFFTGFTIATLLGYYAVKATKDA, from the coding sequence ATGGTATCTACACCAACCAAGACCCCAATTAGCGATAACGATACTTCCGAAGCAGTTACCCCAGTCGGTCTTAATGTAAATCCTACAGGGGCAGGCGTATTTGGTTTCAGTAACTTTGCCGAAACTTGGAACGGACGCATGGCAATGATTGGCTTAGTCGCTGGTTTTGCGAATGAGGTAATTACAGGTAAAGGTATTCTCGCCCAAGTCGGTATTACAGGCGGCATCAGCGTTTTGTTTGCCCTATTCTTTACTGGTTTCACCATTGCGACATTGCTAGGCTACTACGCAGTCAAAGCCACTAAAGACGCATAG
- a CDS encoding metal ABC transporter ATP-binding protein, whose translation MLEVQNLSVKYREVTALSNISFSLSSGSLVGLIGANGAGKSTLLKAMLELIPAQSGQIFYYERPLKQQRHKVAYLPQRSQIDWDYPVTVWNVVMMSRTMHSGWFGRTSRQSQEIVKAALERVELYDLRDRPIKNLSGGQQQRVFLARALAQQADILLLDEPLTAVDKKTEALMWQIYNELRQEGKTLLISCHEWGNTLDRYDQLLLLNRHLVASGTPRQVLTPENIQSAYGGAIAPSTHDDHSEELLFC comes from the coding sequence ATGCTTGAAGTGCAAAACCTATCTGTGAAATATCGCGAAGTGACCGCACTATCGAATATTTCCTTTAGCCTCAGTTCTGGTTCATTAGTGGGGTTGATCGGGGCTAATGGCGCAGGCAAAAGCACCTTACTCAAAGCAATGCTGGAATTGATTCCTGCTCAAAGCGGTCAGATTTTTTATTACGAACGTCCTCTGAAGCAGCAACGTCACAAAGTTGCCTATCTGCCACAGCGATCGCAAATTGATTGGGACTATCCTGTGACCGTGTGGAATGTGGTGATGATGTCACGGACGATGCACAGTGGTTGGTTTGGTCGGACAAGTCGCCAATCTCAGGAAATTGTCAAAGCTGCCTTAGAACGAGTCGAGCTTTATGATTTACGCGATCGCCCAATTAAAAATCTTTCAGGTGGGCAGCAGCAACGGGTATTTTTAGCGCGAGCCTTGGCGCAACAGGCAGATATTTTGTTATTGGATGAGCCTTTAACTGCCGTTGATAAAAAGACCGAGGCGTTAATGTGGCAAATTTACAACGAGTTAAGACAAGAAGGCAAAACTTTACTGATTAGCTGTCATGAATGGGGCAATACCCTTGATCGCTACGATCAGTTGTTATTACTCAATCGTCATTTAGTCGCCAGTGGTACACCTCGACAGGTATTAACTCCAGAAAATATTCAGAGTGCCTATGGCGGTGCGATCGCACCTAGCACCCACGACGATCATTCTGAAGAACTATTATTTTGCTAA
- a CDS encoding class I SAM-dependent methyltransferase family protein codes for MLLQKSSLTYEQLLRPLPVWNPKAWYYGLMNLSLKTIGKLSQGIQIGFQYGFDSGVMLEYVYKNRPSGITPLGNLIDWFYLNSRGWCGIRARSQLMKSTLRKVLRSYQQQNIPCHLLDVACGGGRYDLEVLQEFTSDAIAATLRDYKLENVTKARQLALQFGVTAQIEQADAFNDVDLDRVMPRPNVVIVSGLHEILPNDDLIKHHFQQLYRLLDPEGTLIFTIQPQHPQLEMIARTLPAHTGLPWVMRVRSWELTRRWAEEAGFHNFQVQMEPNGIFGVVTAKKPLI; via the coding sequence ATGTTACTACAAAAATCATCCCTCACTTACGAACAACTCTTGCGTCCTTTACCAGTCTGGAATCCTAAAGCGTGGTACTACGGATTAATGAACCTTTCTCTCAAAACTATTGGAAAGCTCTCGCAAGGGATTCAGATTGGCTTTCAGTATGGTTTTGACTCAGGTGTGATGTTGGAGTATGTTTACAAAAATAGACCGAGTGGGATTACCCCATTAGGAAATCTGATTGATTGGTTTTATCTCAACTCGCGGGGATGGTGTGGTATTAGAGCGCGATCGCAGTTAATGAAATCGACTCTCCGCAAGGTATTACGCTCTTATCAGCAGCAAAATATTCCCTGTCATTTGTTGGATGTTGCTTGTGGTGGTGGTCGCTACGATCTGGAGGTATTGCAGGAATTTACATCTGATGCGATCGCGGCAACCCTGCGTGATTACAAATTAGAGAATGTCACCAAGGCGCGTCAGCTTGCGCTGCAATTTGGAGTTACCGCCCAAATCGAACAGGCTGACGCTTTCAATGACGTAGATCTAGATCGGGTAATGCCTAGACCAAATGTGGTGATTGTTTCGGGTTTGCATGAGATTTTGCCCAATGATGATCTGATCAAGCATCATTTTCAGCAGCTTTATCGACTTCTCGATCCAGAGGGTACTTTGATTTTTACAATTCAGCCGCAGCATCCGCAACTAGAAATGATTGCCCGTACCTTGCCTGCCCATACGGGACTGCCTTGGGTGATGCGAGTACGATCTTGGGAACTAACTCGCCGATGGGCTGAAGAGGCTGGCTTTCACAATTTTCAGGTGCAAATGGAACCCAATGGCATTTTTGGAGTTGTTACCGCCAAGAAACCGTTGATATAG
- the crtH gene encoding carotenoid isomerase, producing MAQTLDADVIVIGSGIGGLVTATQLAAKGASVIVLERYLIAGGSGGYFERNGYRFDVGASMIFGFGDRGTTNLLTRALAAVNMKMETIPDPVQIHYHLPNNLEIEVHRDYEQFIKELGDRFPHEREGIRKFYDECWKIFNCLNAIELLSLEEWRYLMRVFFQNPFACLGLAAYLPQNAGDIAKKYILDPELLQFIDMECYCWSVVPADRTPAINAGMVFSDRHYGGINYPVGGVGKIAEKLAEGLDKAGGEIRYGARVTQIIPKAKSGKGAIGVKLASGETLYAKKVVSNATRWDTFGNLLKDEPLPSGEKGWQSRYQKSPSFLSLHLGVEASAIPDDAACHHILLEDWNDMQKEQGTIFVSIPTLLDRSLAPEGHHIVHTFTPSWMSEWEGLSPSEYEAKKNEAARKLCDRLLAIFPKLEDCLDYQEVGTPRSHRRFLGRTDGTYGPIPAGKPLGLLGMPFNRTSIPDLYCVGDSTFPGQGLNAVAFSGFACGHLVASSLGLV from the coding sequence ATGGCGCAAACACTCGATGCGGATGTAATTGTAATTGGCTCAGGGATTGGTGGATTAGTCACCGCGACCCAATTGGCGGCGAAGGGGGCAAGTGTAATTGTCCTAGAGCGCTACTTGATTGCAGGGGGGAGTGGCGGCTATTTTGAGCGCAATGGCTACCGCTTTGATGTGGGCGCATCGATGATCTTTGGTTTTGGCGATCGCGGCACGACGAATCTCCTCACCCGTGCGCTGGCGGCGGTGAATATGAAAATGGAGACGATTCCCGATCCTGTGCAGATCCATTACCATTTGCCGAATAATCTGGAAATCGAGGTGCATCGTGATTATGAGCAGTTTATTAAAGAATTAGGCGATCGCTTTCCCCATGAACGTGAGGGAATTCGCAAGTTTTACGATGAATGTTGGAAGATTTTTAATTGCTTAAATGCGATCGAGTTGCTGTCCCTCGAAGAATGGCGCTACTTGATGCGCGTATTTTTCCAGAATCCTTTTGCTTGTTTGGGTTTAGCTGCTTACTTGCCCCAAAATGCAGGGGATATCGCCAAGAAATATATTCTCGATCCTGAGTTGTTACAATTCATCGATATGGAATGCTACTGCTGGTCAGTGGTTCCCGCCGATCGCACACCAGCGATTAATGCAGGGATGGTGTTTAGCGATCGCCATTACGGTGGCATTAACTATCCCGTCGGTGGCGTGGGCAAGATTGCTGAAAAATTGGCGGAAGGTTTGGACAAAGCGGGTGGAGAGATTCGCTATGGGGCAAGGGTGACCCAGATTATACCCAAAGCAAAGTCGGGTAAAGGTGCGATCGGTGTAAAGCTGGCGAGTGGTGAAACTCTCTATGCGAAGAAGGTTGTTTCTAATGCCACACGTTGGGATACCTTTGGGAACTTGCTTAAGGATGAACCTTTGCCAAGTGGTGAAAAGGGATGGCAATCGCGCTATCAAAAATCCCCCAGTTTCTTGAGCTTGCATCTTGGTGTTGAAGCTTCCGCAATTCCCGATGATGCAGCTTGTCACCATATCTTGCTGGAAGATTGGAACGATATGCAGAAAGAACAAGGCACGATTTTTGTGTCGATTCCCACATTACTCGATCGCTCTCTTGCTCCTGAAGGTCATCACATTGTGCATACCTTTACGCCTAGCTGGATGAGTGAATGGGAAGGTTTATCGCCTTCGGAATATGAAGCGAAGAAAAATGAGGCAGCGAGAAAATTATGCGATCGCCTGCTAGCAATTTTCCCTAAACTAGAAGACTGTCTCGACTATCAAGAAGTCGGTACACCCCGCAGCCACCGCCGCTTCCTCGGTCGTACTGATGGAACCTATGGACCAATTCCTGCTGGTAAACCTTTAGGACTATTGGGAATGCCTTTTAATCGAACTTCGATTCCTGATTTATATTGTGTCGGCGATAGCACTTTCCCCGGTCAAGGTTTAAATGCTGTAGCATTTTCTGGCTTTGCCTGTGGGCATTTGGTGGCATCATCTTTAGGACTTGTATAG
- a CDS encoding type II toxin-antitoxin system YhaV family toxin codes for MSTSPPLVINGWNIFAHSLFLDQLETLLQQVEGLRQKYPNNYKQKNATKRLAAIAKLAFEVIPQDPTRSEYRQGTTLGNEYKHWFRAKFFQQYRLFFRYHQESKIIVFAWVNDEGSKRAYESNTDAYRVFKKMLESGHPPNDWHDLLKEAEGEAHRLKQLEKIIN; via the coding sequence TTGTCTACCAGTCCGCCTTTAGTAATCAATGGATGGAACATATTTGCCCATTCTCTTTTTCTAGATCAGTTGGAAACACTTCTACAACAAGTTGAAGGATTACGTCAGAAATATCCCAATAATTACAAACAGAAAAATGCCACAAAGCGTCTAGCTGCGATCGCCAAATTAGCATTTGAGGTGATTCCCCAAGATCCCACCCGTAGCGAGTATCGTCAAGGTACAACGCTTGGTAACGAATATAAACATTGGTTTCGAGCGAAATTTTTCCAGCAGTACCGATTGTTTTTTCGATATCACCAAGAGAGTAAAATCATCGTTTTTGCTTGGGTAAATGACGAGGGTTCTAAAAGAGCCTATGAGAGTAATACAGATGCTTATCGAGTTTTTAAGAAAATGCTCGAAAGTGGTCATCCTCCAAATGATTGGCATGATTTGCTTAAAGAAGCAGAGGGTGAAGCCCATCGCCTAAAACAGCTAGAAAAAATAATTAATTAA
- a CDS encoding lysophospholipid acyltransferase family protein: protein MKRILRIIFFLTTKIIVLILLGLRIQHRERLPRSGAAILVANHNSHLDTLVLLSLFPLSKVQNLRPVANEQYFLQQSPCLAWFARHILNIIPVSTEAGNCRENSCHHRNFFKNCAEAIAQNQILILYPEGTRGAPESLSEFRSGIAHLAKQNPDVPIIPIFLHGLGKSLPKGDFLPIPLLCWICIGESLYWNGQKQVFLQQLTERIQKLSDDRLISI from the coding sequence ATGAAACGAATTCTTAGGATTATTTTCTTTCTGACCACAAAAATCATCGTCTTGATTCTTTTGGGATTACGCATCCAGCATCGGGAGAGATTACCCAGATCAGGAGCCGCGATTCTAGTCGCTAATCACAATAGTCATCTAGATACCCTCGTTCTCTTGTCACTATTCCCATTATCAAAGGTGCAGAATCTCCGCCCCGTGGCAAACGAGCAGTATTTCCTACAACAAAGTCCATGTTTAGCATGGTTTGCTCGACATATTCTCAACATTATTCCTGTCTCGACGGAAGCAGGTAACTGCCGAGAAAATAGTTGTCATCATCGCAACTTCTTTAAAAACTGTGCTGAGGCGATCGCTCAAAATCAGATCCTGATTCTCTATCCCGAAGGCACGAGAGGAGCACCTGAAAGCCTTAGTGAGTTTAGAAGTGGCATCGCTCATCTAGCTAAACAAAATCCTGATGTGCCGATTATTCCCATTTTTCTACATGGGCTTGGCAAATCACTTCCTAAAGGTGACTTTCTTCCTATTCCCTTACTATGCTGGATCTGCATCGGTGAGTCGTTGTACTGGAATGGACAGAAGCAAGTCTTTCTCCAGCAACTGACAGAGCGTATCCAGAAGTTATCAGACGACAGGCTAATTTCAATTTGA
- a CDS encoding tautomerase family protein, with amino-acid sequence MPQTKIYGNADFIQQHREVLSSTIHSCVVDALNYPPEKRFQRFFPLQAEDFESPSDRSEKYIIIEILLFSGRSVEAKKSLYRLLFERLKEKLDIAPIDIEIILIETASHNWGLRGMAGDELNLSYKVNV; translated from the coding sequence ATGCCACAAACTAAGATCTATGGAAATGCTGATTTCATTCAACAGCATCGAGAAGTTCTATCATCGACAATTCATTCCTGTGTTGTGGATGCCCTAAACTATCCACCCGAAAAGAGGTTTCAAAGATTCTTTCCATTACAAGCTGAAGACTTTGAATCTCCTAGCGATCGCAGTGAAAAATATATCATTATCGAAATCTTACTATTCTCAGGACGTTCTGTAGAAGCAAAAAAATCCCTATATCGCTTATTGTTTGAACGATTAAAAGAAAAGCTGGATATTGCCCCCATAGATATTGAGATAATCCTAATTGAGACAGCTAGCCATAATTGGGGGCTTCGGGGCATGGCAGGTGATGAACTAAACCTAAGTTACAAGGTCAATGTATAA
- a CDS encoding phosphatidate cytidylyltransferase, protein MEINLATPVLYTFAGIFGLLAIASFTVLGLAFSHQENDYSELKARIKSWWIMVMIFSFAILLKQPISIVFFMVLSFIALREYLSLIPTRLSDRRVLLWAYLAIILQYFWIYIGWYGMFLIFIPIYMFLFLPMRMLLNGETEGFLNAIGTLHWGLMLNVYTISHLSYLIMLPLNGNPIAGGTGLLVYLLLLTEINDIAQYIFGKLLGRHKIIPKVSPNKTVEGLLGGILTTTGLAITLAPWLTPFDLLHSACLGLLLSLTGFIGDVNISAIKRDLGIKDSGTLIPGHGGILDRIDSLTYTAPLFFHFTVYFYYHGQLL, encoded by the coding sequence ATGGAAATAAACTTGGCAACTCCAGTACTTTATACCTTCGCAGGCATTTTTGGATTGCTCGCGATCGCCTCATTTACAGTCCTCGGCTTAGCATTCAGTCATCAGGAAAATGACTATAGCGAACTGAAAGCCCGCATCAAATCTTGGTGGATTATGGTGATGATTTTCAGTTTTGCCATATTACTGAAGCAACCCATTTCCATTGTCTTTTTTATGGTGCTCAGTTTTATTGCCCTCAGAGAATATCTCTCCCTTATTCCTACTCGTTTGAGCGATCGCCGAGTTTTACTTTGGGCTTATCTAGCGATCATACTCCAATATTTCTGGATTTACATTGGCTGGTATGGCATGTTTCTGATCTTCATTCCCATCTATATGTTCCTGTTCTTACCGATGCGAATGTTGCTCAATGGAGAAACTGAAGGATTTCTCAATGCGATCGGTACGCTCCATTGGGGACTGATGTTAAATGTCTACACCATCAGCCATCTTTCCTACCTAATCATGCTGCCACTAAACGGCAATCCGATCGCAGGAGGGACAGGTTTATTAGTTTATTTATTACTGCTGACGGAAATCAATGATATCGCTCAGTACATCTTCGGCAAACTATTAGGTCGTCACAAAATTATTCCCAAAGTCAGTCCCAATAAAACTGTTGAAGGCTTGCTGGGTGGCATTCTCACAACTACGGGATTAGCGATCACCTTAGCACCTTGGCTGACTCCCTTTGATTTACTCCATTCTGCTTGTTTAGGGCTACTGCTTAGCCTGACGGGATTTATCGGTGATGTCAATATCTCGGCGATCAAACGAGATTTAGGCATTAAGGACAGTGGCACTCTCATCCCCGGTCATGGTGGCATTTTGGATCGCATTGATAGTCTTACTTACACTGCTCCTTTATTCTTCCACTTCACCGTTTATTTCTACTACCACGGGCAATTACTATGA
- the tnpC gene encoding IS66 family transposase → MKELPNLKELTDEAKEALIVKLWEELQKLQKQLEKKPKKTAKNSSLPPAKGFKAEINNPEETEGKRAGSIGRDGGGRQLSENPDQTIKATVKSCTECGKEISESIQVLLERYDKIDIPPIKPIVTRIERYGCKCEHCGQEQIAAVPVGFEVGSPFGDRIAALVTTMRYSHGISYGRMQQMLSEVFGLKISEGAISNLLTRVKGQLESEISGIIQALRTSRLVCSDETSARVNGKNQWEWVFQNEQVCFHIIRPSRGGDVITEVMAEHQPEVWVSDLFSAQKTNPATAWQVCLAHQLRDCQYGIDAGDHIFSGRMKKLLLRALVLRRRWSDLADSTRYQYRCRLYRDLDSMLDLLPTQEDGLRLQKRYRELRENLFLFLDDHTIPPTNNSSEQALRWSVIFRKVTNGFRSDWGRDLFAAVRSIVNTGKRQGFSAFESIIIALNPAKPLFALG, encoded by the coding sequence ATGAAGGAACTACCCAACCTAAAAGAACTAACAGACGAGGCAAAAGAAGCCTTGATAGTCAAGCTATGGGAAGAACTACAAAAACTACAGAAACAGCTAGAAAAGAAACCAAAGAAGACCGCAAAGAACTCAAGTTTGCCCCCAGCCAAAGGATTTAAAGCAGAGATTAATAATCCAGAAGAAACAGAAGGCAAACGAGCAGGAAGCATAGGTAGAGACGGAGGAGGTCGTCAACTGAGTGAAAATCCAGACCAAACAATCAAAGCAACCGTGAAAAGTTGTACAGAATGCGGGAAAGAGATTAGCGAGTCAATACAAGTATTACTGGAAAGATACGACAAGATCGACATACCACCAATCAAGCCAATCGTGACCAGAATCGAAAGGTATGGATGCAAGTGTGAGCATTGCGGACAGGAACAAATCGCAGCAGTACCCGTAGGCTTTGAAGTAGGAAGTCCCTTTGGAGATCGAATCGCAGCCCTAGTGACAACGATGAGATACAGTCACGGGATAAGCTATGGAAGAATGCAGCAAATGCTGAGCGAAGTATTTGGGTTAAAAATATCGGAAGGAGCAATCTCCAACCTCTTAACAAGAGTAAAAGGACAACTAGAATCTGAAATATCAGGAATAATCCAAGCTCTGAGGACATCTCGATTAGTATGCAGTGATGAAACCAGTGCAAGGGTTAATGGCAAAAATCAATGGGAATGGGTATTCCAGAACGAGCAAGTATGTTTTCATATCATCCGACCTTCTAGAGGTGGAGATGTCATCACCGAAGTAATGGCAGAGCATCAACCAGAGGTATGGGTATCAGATTTATTTAGCGCCCAAAAGACGAATCCCGCGACAGCATGGCAAGTTTGTCTTGCCCATCAACTCAGAGATTGTCAGTATGGAATTGATGCAGGAGACCATATTTTCTCTGGCAGGATGAAAAAACTGCTGCTACGAGCTTTGGTGCTGCGAAGGCGATGGTCGGATTTAGCTGACTCTACCCGTTACCAATACCGATGTCGATTGTATCGAGACCTCGACAGTATGCTCGATTTGTTACCGACTCAAGAAGATGGACTTAGGTTACAGAAACGTTATCGAGAATTACGAGAAAACTTATTCCTGTTTTTAGATGACCACACCATCCCACCGACTAATAACTCTAGCGAACAGGCTTTGCGTTGGAGTGTCATTTTTAGAAAAGTTACGAATGGGTTTCGCTCTGATTGGGGGCGTGATTTATTTGCGGCTGTTCGCTCGATTGTCAATACTGGAAAAAGACAAGGCTTTTCTGCTTTTGAGTCCATTATCATCGCTTTGAACCCCGCCAAACCCTTGTTTGCTTTAGGTTGA
- a CDS encoding type II toxin-antitoxin system PrlF family antitoxin: MAVTLAQRSESTLTDRYQTTIPDPIRKVLGLNKRDKICYTIEPDGRVVISRADQTESDPIIGQFLNFLAQDIEKNPHHVQVLSTDLVSRVQALVSDVDLDLDAPLREEDE; encoded by the coding sequence ATGGCTGTCACCCTAGCTCAACGCTCAGAATCTACCCTAACCGATCGCTATCAGACCACAATTCCTGATCCGATTCGTAAAGTGCTGGGATTAAACAAACGGGATAAAATTTGCTACACGATTGAGCCAGATGGTCGCGTTGTAATTTCGCGTGCCGATCAAACCGAGAGCGATCCCATCATTGGTCAATTTCTGAATTTTTTGGCTCAAGATATCGAAAAAAATCCTCACCATGTGCAAGTTTTAAGTACAGATTTAGTAAGTCGTGTTCAGGCTTTGGTATCTGACGTTGATTTGGATCTAGACGCGCCGCTAAGAGAAGAGGATGAATAA
- a CDS encoding CDP-alcohol phosphatidyltransferase family protein, with translation MVSIYQCKSAFQNLLRPLVQKLATWQISPNQVTISAILLSGLTGLALVQSTQLSIPFLPTTQSVLLFLPIALLVRMALNAIDGMLAREYEKTTKFGCILNEVGDVLSDVLLYLPFALIAGVSAPLIVGIVILAIITEMVGVLGYEIDHKRHYEGPMGKSDRALVFGLIGLILGWGIDPTQWLNILLSGVIFLQLWTIGNSVQGMLQEVDSWK, from the coding sequence ATGGTTTCCATCTATCAATGCAAATCAGCATTTCAAAATCTACTGCGTCCGCTAGTCCAAAAATTAGCAACGTGGCAAATTTCTCCCAACCAAGTGACGATCTCGGCGATTTTGTTGTCGGGGTTGACAGGGCTAGCACTTGTGCAAAGTACACAACTGTCGATACCTTTTTTGCCTACTACTCAATCAGTTTTATTATTTCTGCCGATCGCCTTATTAGTACGCATGGCTCTCAATGCGATCGATGGAATGCTTGCCCGTGAATATGAAAAGACTACTAAATTTGGATGCATTCTCAATGAGGTGGGAGATGTCTTGTCCGATGTTTTGCTTTACTTACCCTTTGCTCTAATTGCAGGCGTTTCTGCTCCCTTGATTGTCGGGATTGTGATTTTAGCGATTATCACTGAAATGGTGGGAGTCTTAGGCTATGAGATTGATCATAAACGTCACTACGAAGGACCAATGGGCAAAAGCGATCGCGCCTTAGTTTTTGGGTTAATTGGCTTGATATTAGGTTGGGGAATTGATCCTACTCAATGGCTAAACATCCTTTTGAGTGGCGTGATTTTTCTTCAGCTTTGGACAATTGGCAATAGCGTTCAAGGAATGCTTCAGGAGGTGGATTCATGGAAATAA
- a CDS encoding competence protein CoiA family protein — protein MANEILYSIGETPLKDLINAKDADKNSSYFCPDCKQPFILRKGLKKRPHFAHKSISPNCTPESALHYGFKTLLHNKIQHHLDQNLPLNIHWKCAICNDIHKGNLLKKATQVRLEHDLGICCPDIALLDKDGKVIAVIEVIVTHKPSESTIEYYTKNKITPVLYILNSDQDVDRLNHDDLKPDRVDLCTTHPKCPKCNHYKQKKQLIIVDASCWKCHSPMKVVAVQSNMHMDLNSLSTDEIQIANDNGCFLKKQYSNIEKASYVANTCKKCNRFIGEHYLFSDYISDPDLDRQLIDIGFSCPDCDTNPKLQKSSPEYTSASSFANSILKRMGM, from the coding sequence ATGGCTAATGAAATTCTTTACTCTATTGGGGAAACACCACTAAAGGATTTGATCAATGCAAAAGATGCAGACAAAAATAGCTCATACTTTTGTCCAGACTGCAAACAGCCCTTTATTCTCCGTAAAGGCTTAAAGAAACGACCACACTTTGCTCATAAGTCTATTAGTCCTAATTGCACACCAGAATCAGCTTTGCATTACGGGTTTAAGACTCTACTCCACAATAAAATTCAACATCACTTAGATCAAAATCTACCTTTAAATATTCATTGGAAATGTGCTATTTGCAATGATATACACAAAGGGAACCTATTGAAGAAAGCAACACAGGTTAGGCTAGAGCATGATTTAGGAATCTGCTGTCCTGATATTGCACTATTAGATAAAGACGGAAAAGTAATTGCCGTAATTGAGGTGATTGTAACTCACAAGCCTTCAGAATCAACGATTGAATACTACACCAAGAATAAGATTACTCCTGTTTTATACATTCTAAACTCCGATCAAGATGTAGATCGCCTAAATCATGACGATCTAAAACCCGACCGAGTTGACTTATGCACTACTCATCCAAAATGTCCAAAGTGTAATCACTATAAGCAGAAAAAGCAGTTGATTATTGTTGATGCATCATGTTGGAAATGTCACTCACCAATGAAAGTTGTGGCTGTGCAATCTAATATGCATATGGACTTGAATAGCTTATCTACTGATGAAATTCAAATTGCCAATGACAATGGATGCTTTTTGAAAAAGCAATACAGCAATATTGAAAAGGCTAGTTATGTTGCTAATACTTGTAAGAAATGTAATCGTTTTATCGGGGAACATTATCTTTTTAGTGATTATATTTCAGATCCTGATCTTGACCGTCAACTTATAGATATTGGGTTCAGTTGTCCTGATTGTGACACTAACCCAAAACTTCAAAAATCTTCTCCTGAATATACATCTGCTTCTAGTTTTGCAAATTCTATATTGAAGCGTATGGGAATGTAG